The Actinomycetota bacterium sequence AGCAGGCAGCCCGCGGACGCCAGACCTACGTGGTGTGCCCGCTGGTCGAGGGTTCCGAGGACGTGGCCGCCCGCGCTGCCGAGGACGAGTACGTCCGGCTACGCGACACGGTCTTCCCGGACCTGCGGGTCGGGCTGCTCCACGGACGGATGCGGGGCGACGACAAGGACACGACGATGACCGCCTTCCGTCGCGGCGAGCTCGACGTCCTGGTGGCCACCACGGTCGTCGAGGTGGGTGTCGACGTCCAAAGCGCCACCGTGATGATCGTCGAGGACGCCGATCGGTTCGGGATCTCCCAGCTGCACCAGCTACGCGGTCGGATCGGCCGCGGCGCCGACCGCAGCTACTGCGTGCTGTTCGCCGGGCGGCCGGGCGAGGAGCTCACCGACGAGGCCAGGACGCGGCTGGAGGCGGTGGCCTCGACGCATGACGGCTTCACACTCGCCGAGGTCGACCTCGAGCTGCGCGGCGAGGGTCAGCTGTTCGGCAGCCGCCAGTCGGGGATGCCCGACCTGAAGCTGGCCCGGCTCACCGACGACCTGGACGTCGTCGTCCACTGCCGGCAGCTGGCCAGCGAGCTCGTCACCGCAGACCCCGACCTGGCGGAGAGCCGACTGGCGGGCCTGCGGGCAGAGGTCCGCCGCCGCTACCGCGGTGGGCTGGAGGAGCTCGAGGCGCTCGCGACGGGATGACGCCGGTCGCGCCGTACGCTGGCCGCGCTCGCGGTCGAGGAGGCTGGCGTCAGGGTCATCGCGGGGGCCGCCCGTGGACGGCGGCTGACCGCGCCCCGCGGGCGCGGAACGCGCCCGACCAGCGACCGTGTGAAGGAGGCGCTGTTCTCCTCGGTGCAACCGCGTCTGCCCGGAGCGGCCGTCGCCGACTTGTACGCCGGTTCGGGGGCGCTGGGCATCGAGTCGCTGTCTCGGGGCGCGCGGCTGGCGGTCTTCGTCGAGCGAGCGGCCCGCGCCCACCGGGCACTCCTGGAGAACCTCGAACGGACCGGACTGGGCCAGGACGCCGTCGTGCTGCACGCCGACGTTCGCGCGGCGCTCCGCGATCGGTTGCCCGGGGCCCCGTTCGACCTGGTGCTGCTCGACCCTCCCTACGACACCGACCGGATGCAACTGGCGGACGTGCTCGACGGCCTGGCCGCGGTGCTCGCCCGCGACGGCCTGGTGGTCCTCGAGGCCAGCCACCATGACCCCGTGCCGCCATGGCCTACCGACCTGCGACCCACCCGGACGCGGCGCTACGGCGACACCGTCCTGCACGAAGCCGTGGCCGAAGGACGCCCGCTCGGCCACTAGTTTCCCGGCTGGCGACGCACGGAGGTCTGGCCGGTGAGCAACTCCGCAGTGTGCCCGGGCAGCTTCGACCCGGTCACCTACGGCCATCTCGACATCATCGAACGCATCGCGTCGCGCTTCGACGAGGTCGTCGTGGCGGTCCTGCAGAACCCCACCAAGCAGCCCCTGTTCGACGTCGGCGACCGCGTGCGCCTGATCGAGGAGACCACCGCCCACCTGGGTAACGTCCAGGTCACCAGCTTCGCGGGGCTGCTGGTGCACTTCTGTCAGGAGCGCGGGATCGGCGTCATCGTCAAGGGTCTCCGCGCGGTCAGCGACTTCGAGTACGAGCTGCAGATGGCCCAGATGAACCAGCGGCTGGGCGACGTCGAGACGCTGTTCATGTCGACCAGCCCCGACTGGTCGTACCTGTCATCGTCCCTGGTGAAGGAGGTGGTACGCCTCGGCGGGTCGGTCCAGGGCCTGGTTCCCCCGCAGGTCGCCGCGGCGCTGGCCGAAGAGTTCGGTTGAGCCGGGGCGCCCGCCAGTACGCTGGCGGGGATCACCACGGAGCGAGAACCCACATGGCCGACACCGAGACCAGCCGTTCGACCTCGTGGAGCGCCGCACCGAGCGGCTCTCTGGACGTCGAGGCGAAGCTCCACCAGCTCGAGCTCATGGTCGCCGACGCGAAGAACGTGCCGCTGTCCGCGTCCGTCATGCTCAACCGGGCCGAGCTGGAAGGCGTGATCGCCGAACTGCGCGGCTCGCTCCCCGACGAGTTGCGCCAGGCCCGGTGGATCCTCAAAGAGCGTGACGAGATCCTAGACCGGGCCCGGCGAGAAGCGGCGCAGCTCCGCGAGGACGCCGAAGCCGAGCGCGCCCGCCTGGTGTCGCGGACGGAGGTGGTGCAGGCCGCGAACCGCGAGGCCGACCGCATCATCGACGAGGCCCAGGAGCACGCCCGCCAGATCCGCCTCGAAGCCGAGGACTACGTGGACGCCAAGCTCGCGAACTTCGAGGTGGTGCTGAACAAGACGCTCGCGGCGGTGGGGCGGGGACGCGACAAGCTCCGCGGGCGGATCGCGGCTGACGACCTCGCCGACGTCGAGGAGGAGCGCGGCGACGAGGAATGGGAGACGGGGTGATGACGTTGAACGGGGTGCGCGTGGCCGCCACCCCCGTTCCGGTGCCGATCTGGTCATCGCGCGAAGACGTGCGCACAGCGCGCGCTATGCGGCTGTTGTGCTAGCCTCACGATCCACGAACGCGGAGTATCCACGTGCGTATCCCCATCACCGACCTCGTCGACCGCCCTGGTGCGACGCGGGAGGTCACCGCCACGCTGACCCGTGGCGAGGTCGACGCACCCGCGAGCGACTGGGGTCCCGCTGACGAGGCACTCGACGGGCCCATCGGGGTCGACCTGCGCCTGGAGATGCTGGTCGATGGCTTGCTCGTCCGTGGCCGGCTGGCGTTCGCCACGTCGCTGCCCTGCGGCCGATGCCTGACCGACGTCGACGCCGACCACAACGTCGCCGTGTCCGAGCTGTACATCGACCCGCGGCGTCTCGACCCCGACGCGGAGGAGGTCGAAGCTGGGTACGAGATCCTGCCCGAAGGCGCGATCGATCTCGTCGCCATGTTCCGTGACTCGATCGTCGCGACGATCCCGCTGCGCGCCCTGTGCCACGCCGACTGCCGCGGCCTGTGTCCCGTGTGTGGCGCCGACCGCAACGTGTCCGGCTGCGGGCACGGCGAGACGGAAGCGGTCGATCCTCGGTGGGCGCCCCTGCAGGACCTCAGCCTGCCGCCCGGCTGACCACGATCGATCGCTGAACAGGAGATGTGATGGCCGTCCCCAAGAGGAAGCTGAGCCGCTCGCGGACGCGGCACCGCAAGTCCAACTGGCTGCGCCTGGCCAAACCGACGTACGCCACGTGCAAGCGCTGCAAGAGCCCGATCCGGCCGCACACCGTGTGTCGGGTATGCGGCTCGTACGGCGGCCAGCAGGTGATCGAGCCTGAGAGCTACTAGGCGCCACCGCCTGCCTCTCAACGGAGGACCACGACCGCTGTCGCGACGCGAGTGACGACGACAACCCGGGAGGCGTCCGTGCAGCGGGTCCCCACAACCGGCGACGACGCTGACCGACCGGGACTCGCGGAGCTCGAATCGCGCCTGGAGATGCAGTTCAGTGACGACGCGACCCTGCGACGGGCGTTGACACACCGGTCGTTCGCGTTCGAGCACGGTGGCCTGCCGACCAACGAACGTCTGGAGTTCCTCGGCGACGCGGTGCTGACGCTGGTCGTCACCGACCTGATCTTCCACCAGATGCACGAGGCGCCCGAGGGGCGCCTGACGAAGCTGCGGGCGGCGGCGACCAGGACCGCGACGCTCGCGGACGTGGCCCGCGCTCTGGAACTCGGCCGGTTCGTCCGCCTGGGGAAGGGCGAGGTCGCCACCGGCGGGACGGACAAGGACTCGATCCTGGCCGACACGTTCGAGGCGGTGCTCGGAGCGGTGTACCTGGATCGCGGGTTCGAGGCCGCGTCGGCCCTGGTGCGTCGCCTGTTCGCGGAGCGTCTGGAGAGCCTGGCCACCCGCGGAGCGGCGCTGGACTACAAGACGAGCCTGCAGGAACTGGCCGCCGCCCGCTCCGGGAGCCTGCCGGTCTACGCCCTGCACGAGGAGGGGCCCGACCACGCCCCGGAGTTCACGGCCGTGGTGTCCGTCGACGGCATCGAGTGCGGACGGGGCACCGGCGGGAGCAAGAAGAAGGCGGAGCAGGCCGCCGCACGCGAGGCCTACCGGTTGTTGAGCCGGAGCGACCGATCGGCGCCCGGCGCCGACGCGCAGGAGAGGTGACGGGGTGCTCGAGCTACCCGAGGTGGAGGTCCTGCGCAAGGACCTCGAGAAGGAGGTCGTCGGCAAGCGGGTCAAGGAGGCCGACGTCAAGATCGCCGGGATCGTGCGGCCGTACCACCGCACCCGCCCGGAGTTCGCCAAGGCGCTGGAGGGCAGGAAGATCGAGGCGGTCCGCCGCCGCGGGACCGTGCTTTTCCTCGACCTCGACGACGAACACAGTTGGGTGATCGATCCTGGTGACACGGCGACGCTGCACCGCGAGACGGTGAACGAACCGGCCGGACCGGACACCGACGTCGTCGTCACCTTCACCACGGGCGGAGCCATCCACGTCACCGACCCGAGCGAGGGTGAGTCCTGCCACATGGGGGTGGTGCCGACCCAGGAGGCGTTCGCGGCCGCCGAGGTCCCCCCGGACGCGCTCGACCTGTTCGAGGACAACCCCACCTGGCTGGAGTTCGCCGAGCGGTTGCAGGCCGCGGCGGCCCCCCTCAAGCAGCTGCTGATGGACGAGCGCCACGTCCTGGGGATCGGCACCGTCTACAGCGACGAGGCGCTGTGGGCGGCGGGCCTCAGCCACGACCGGTCGTCGGAGACGCTGTCGACCCAGGAGGTCCGCCGGCTGTACCGCGCCATCCAGGAGGTGCTGCAGGCTGCCATCAAGCAGCGCGGCACCACGCTGGAGGACGCCACCCCCGATCTCGCCTTCGATGAGGAGGGCGAGCCGATCGCGCACCTGAAGGTCTACGGCCGTGACGGCCAACCGTGTCTGCGGTGCCGGCGTACGGTCGTCAAAACCAAGGTCAAGGGGCGCTTCGTGACCTACCACTGCCGAGGCTGCCAGATATGAGTCGGACCGCGCGACGTCTGCAGATCCACGGTCGTGTCCAGGGCGTGTTCTTCCGTGCGTCGTCGCGGGAGAGGGCGCGAGAGGTGGGAGCGGCCGGTTGGGTCCGCAACCGCCGGGACGGGTCCGTCGAGCTGTGGGTCGAAGGCGAGCCCGACGCGGTCGAGGCGGTGGTCGACTGGGTGCACTCCGGCGGGCCCCGGGCCGCCCGGGTCGAAGACGTCGACAGCGAAGAGCGCGAACCCGAAGGTTTCGACGACTTCGAAGTCC is a genomic window containing:
- the rsmD gene encoding 16S rRNA (guanine(966)-N(2))-methyltransferase RsmD; the encoded protein is MTAPRGRGTRPTSDRVKEALFSSVQPRLPGAAVADLYAGSGALGIESLSRGARLAVFVERAARAHRALLENLERTGLGQDAVVLHADVRAALRDRLPGAPFDLVLLDPPYDTDRMQLADVLDGLAAVLARDGLVVLEASHHDPVPPWPTDLRPTRTRRYGDTVLHEAVAEGRPLGH
- the coaD gene encoding pantetheine-phosphate adenylyltransferase yields the protein MSNSAVCPGSFDPVTYGHLDIIERIASRFDEVVVAVLQNPTKQPLFDVGDRVRLIEETTAHLGNVQVTSFAGLLVHFCQERGIGVIVKGLRAVSDFEYELQMAQMNQRLGDVETLFMSTSPDWSYLSSSLVKEVVRLGGSVQGLVPPQVAAALAEEFG
- a CDS encoding DUF177 domain-containing protein; translated protein: MRIPITDLVDRPGATREVTATLTRGEVDAPASDWGPADEALDGPIGVDLRLEMLVDGLLVRGRLAFATSLPCGRCLTDVDADHNVAVSELYIDPRRLDPDAEEVEAGYEILPEGAIDLVAMFRDSIVATIPLRALCHADCRGLCPVCGADRNVSGCGHGETEAVDPRWAPLQDLSLPPG
- the rpmF gene encoding 50S ribosomal protein L32; this translates as MAVPKRKLSRSRTRHRKSNWLRLAKPTYATCKRCKSPIRPHTVCRVCGSYGGQQVIEPESY
- the rnc gene encoding ribonuclease III encodes the protein MQRVPTTGDDADRPGLAELESRLEMQFSDDATLRRALTHRSFAFEHGGLPTNERLEFLGDAVLTLVVTDLIFHQMHEAPEGRLTKLRAAATRTATLADVARALELGRFVRLGKGEVATGGTDKDSILADTFEAVLGAVYLDRGFEAASALVRRLFAERLESLATRGAALDYKTSLQELAAARSGSLPVYALHEEGPDHAPEFTAVVSVDGIECGRGTGGSKKKAEQAAAREAYRLLSRSDRSAPGADAQER
- a CDS encoding acylphosphatase, encoding MSRTARRLQIHGRVQGVFFRASSRERAREVGAAGWVRNRRDGSVELWVEGEPDAVEAVVDWVHSGGPRAARVEDVDSEEREPEGFDDFEVRH